In a single window of the Helicobacter felis ATCC 49179 genome:
- a CDS encoding phospholipase D family protein, giving the protein MRFFCLFAFLWVFLLAGCTIIRQPNPYPYSKLETYNPLQTPIAQIYVAQLAQHPDQSLSFLLQEGDEALLQRIVLIRMATHNIDIQTYIYKNDIASRAMMFELYRAANRGVHVRLLIDDNGLDSDMSDIIMLDTHPNIDVKIFNPYRVRNKGLRIFEMLADYDRIKKRMHNKLFIVDNIALVIGGRNIADVYFDNDLEENFLDIDALFLGPVSLQAKQSFLQYWNFPNSIPAHLLPSHSKLKKYAKTYQNRLSKILYPPNRHTHYEAHIKEFMQDFRHQKQIAYQGKATFIADSPYKIHAHHPTSPIKQALKEILNHTTNTLYIASSYLVPGQTLLKIFKEKLQRGLEINILTNSLASTDAIVVYGAWERYAKKLVKAGANVYETKSDLSKYAFYTTRGLKFKIRGRLKNSLHSKTLIFDGSKVWIGSFNLDARSANINTESVVVFENERFAGYLQNLMQEQMQESWHLVLEKHHLHQKLLWEGVENGHVIVHDKPPNTSAFLRFIKNWSKILPESEL; this is encoded by the coding sequence TTGCGTTTTTTCTGTCTTTTTGCTTTTTTATGGGTGTTTTTATTGGCCGGGTGTACCATCATCCGCCAACCAAACCCCTACCCATACTCTAAACTAGAAACTTATAACCCCCTACAAACTCCCATAGCCCAAATTTATGTTGCGCAATTAGCGCAACACCCTGATCAGAGTTTAAGCTTCCTTTTACAAGAAGGGGATGAGGCTCTTTTGCAACGCATTGTGTTGATCCGCATGGCGACACACAATATTGATATTCAAACTTACATTTATAAAAACGACATCGCTTCGCGCGCGATGATGTTTGAACTCTATAGAGCTGCCAATCGAGGAGTGCATGTGCGGCTTTTAATTGATGATAATGGCTTAGATTCGGACATGTCAGACATCATCATGCTGGACACACATCCTAATATTGATGTGAAAATCTTTAACCCCTACCGCGTGCGCAACAAAGGTTTGCGTATTTTTGAGATGTTGGCCGATTACGATCGCATTAAAAAACGCATGCATAATAAGCTTTTTATTGTGGATAATATCGCTCTAGTGATTGGGGGGCGCAACATCGCCGATGTGTATTTTGATAATGATTTAGAGGAAAACTTTTTAGACATTGACGCGCTTTTTTTAGGCCCAGTAAGCCTGCAGGCCAAGCAAAGCTTTTTACAATATTGGAATTTTCCCAACTCCATTCCTGCCCATCTGCTTCCCAGCCATTCTAAACTCAAAAAATACGCCAAAACTTACCAAAATCGCCTTTCAAAGATTCTCTACCCTCCAAATCGCCACACACATTACGAGGCTCATATCAAAGAATTTATGCAAGATTTTAGACATCAAAAACAGATTGCTTATCAGGGCAAGGCGACCTTTATTGCCGATAGCCCCTACAAAATCCATGCCCATCACCCCACATCACCCATTAAACAAGCCTTAAAAGAGATTTTAAATCATACGACTAACACGCTTTATATTGCCTCCTCTTATCTAGTTCCCGGACAAACACTTTTAAAGATTTTTAAAGAGAAACTTCAAAGAGGTTTGGAGATCAATATCCTCACCAACTCGCTCGCTTCCACCGATGCGATTGTTGTCTATGGAGCTTGGGAGCGGTATGCTAAAAAACTTGTTAAGGCAGGGGCGAATGTCTATGAGACTAAAAGCGATCTCTCTAAATACGCTTTTTATACCACGCGAGGACTCAAATTCAAAATACGCGGGAGACTTAAAAACTCGCTCCATAGCAAAACTTTGATTTTTGATGGGAGTAAGGTTTGGATTGGAAGTTTCAATTTAGACGCACGCTCTGCAAATATTAATACTGAATCGGTGGTGGTGTTTGAAAATGAGCGCTTTGCGGGTTATCTGCAGAATTTGATGCAAGAGCAGATGCAAGAGAGCTGGCATTTGGTGTTAGAAAAACATCACCTGCATCAAAAACTTTTATGGGAGGGCGTGGAGAATGGGCATGTGATCGTCCATGACAAACCTCCTAACACCTCTGCCTTCCTGCGCTTCATTAAAAACTGGTCCAAGATTTTGCCAGAGAGTGAGTTATAA
- a CDS encoding branched-chain amino acid transporter permease, translating to MSDLYLWCVLILTAGTTYFIRVFPFLLFNAKRPAPKMLLYLGRVLSVGVVGMLIVYSLKDTPFSSPPYGLNEMLAVACLVILHLSLRVFVLSVVGSTALYMWLVQSAPIASLFANH from the coding sequence ATGAGTGATTTATATCTTTGGTGCGTTTTGATCCTCACAGCCGGGACGACCTATTTCATCCGCGTGTTCCCTTTTTTGCTTTTCAATGCCAAACGTCCCGCGCCTAAGATGTTGCTCTACTTGGGGCGGGTTTTGAGCGTGGGGGTGGTGGGTATGCTCATTGTCTATAGCCTCAAAGATACGCCCTTTTCTAGCCCGCCCTATGGATTGAACGAAATGCTAGCGGTGGCTTGTTTGGTGATCTTGCACTTGAGTTTGCGCGTCTTTGTCTTGAGTGTTGTAGGGAGCACTGCGCTTTATATGTGGTTGGTGCAGAGCGCGCCCATCGCCTCTCTATTTGCCAACCATTAA
- the rsmH gene encoding 16S rRNA (cytosine(1402)-N(4))-methyltransferase RsmH: MHQSVLLQEVIQAFAPLAQARDPLLIDCTLGLGGHSLTLLQTYPHLRIIGIDRDLEASSIAEQRLALHASRFTYRYGTYAEVIAQLIDEGIWQNCHGVLADLGVSSLQLDNPSRGFGFASHTLDMRMDTQASLDAFKVINHYSLYDLEQVLEKGEVRGAKKIAHLIVNRRHKCLFQSGMELAEFLSQHLRRTHHHPATLVFQAVRMEVNAEIQNLRALLEYSKQLQNAHLAIISFHSLEDREVKHTFKEYAKSYGVCLSKKPITPCKQEIQDNPRSRSAKMRIFHFQG; this comes from the coding sequence ATGCACCAGAGCGTTTTATTGCAAGAAGTGATTCAAGCGTTTGCGCCCCTTGCACAAGCGCGCGATCCCCTGTTGATCGACTGCACTCTAGGTTTGGGTGGACACAGCCTAACCCTATTACAAACTTACCCACATTTACGCATTATTGGCATTGATCGCGATTTGGAGGCGAGCTCTATAGCTGAACAACGCCTTGCCCTTCATGCCTCCCGTTTTACTTACCGCTACGGGACTTATGCGGAAGTGATCGCCCAGCTCATTGATGAGGGCATTTGGCAAAATTGCCATGGTGTTTTAGCCGATCTAGGAGTAAGCTCATTGCAACTAGATAACCCCTCTCGAGGCTTTGGGTTTGCCTCCCATACCCTAGACATGCGCATGGACACGCAAGCTAGCCTAGATGCCTTTAAAGTGATCAACCACTATAGCCTTTATGATTTAGAACAGGTTTTAGAAAAGGGAGAGGTGAGGGGGGCTAAGAAGATCGCCCATCTCATTGTAAATAGGCGGCATAAATGCTTATTTCAGAGCGGGATGGAGCTTGCGGAGTTTTTAAGCCAACATCTGCGCCGCACCCATCACCACCCTGCTACTTTAGTTTTTCAAGCTGTCCGTATGGAGGTCAATGCAGAAATACAGAATTTGCGCGCGCTTTTAGAATATTCTAAGCAACTTCAAAATGCGCATTTAGCCATTATTTCGTTCCACTCTCTTGAAGATAGAGAGGTCAAGCACACTTTTAAAGAATATGCAAAATCCTACGGAGTTTGCTTGAGTAAAAAACCTATCACACCTTGCAAGCAAGAAATACAAGACAATCCTAGGTCCCGGAGCGCTAAAATGCGCATCTTCCATTTTCAAGGTTAA
- a CDS encoding polysaccharide lyase family 8 super-sandwich domain-containing protein: protein MILWIVLAIFLHAKSTTIERIQTNFKEYLLDSTQSFKQSYKALDALALTSYSVFKELPNLKQPKQLQDTLKGIADLVKLYATPRSPLYKNPQLKGNIVQALRVFAQYYSKGGLERGNWWTWEIGIPKILNEILIMGADFIPISLQSTLLQAQTYYQPDPKYSGLSESARASSNPKPRLSQGANRVDTAFIILIRGAIEQDQTQILAALDALKSVFEIVSSGDGFYADGSFIQHQHVPSNGSYGIVFLRGLAQFMLVLDNTPFEENLIPPSLYTSVLKSYPYFLIQGGLNPSVCGRSISRDHESDFSRAKALIEALAILSKHAPNLYKTPLQRLIQDALKANPIQVNHTATNKILEQIAHANLPPLPLEPVRVFGAMDRVVQRGAHGGSIVLAMHSNRILNYETMNGENLKGFDTSDGMTYIYGDSKAFVDYWPLVNPTKLPGTTELAHQEEIIQRRGNLGLQSFAGGAANGHYGFVGLDLQKVGFRAQKSYLFLGDEMIALGSVQSSNPTITPLDNRKITPTDEPSINNHPFNQNSSLAKKGDFVNFTNLTKGFNIGYVLLQDAQVSIESVPKNGSYLQIGGKSARKLEASFLEMILHNTPKQNKYAYLVLPNFSPKEVQNYPIADIQIIAQTHKLHALRVRSKHLLAINKWENGWSKIGDLKIKDPLSILEITDNTHLQLSIADPIQQLKEPTKLILEGRYNLAQPNPAVQLSYKGKHTELTMQLPPLGASLVLDLARIE, encoded by the coding sequence TTGATCTTATGGATCGTTCTTGCTATCTTCCTACATGCTAAATCCACCACTATAGAGCGCATACAAACTAATTTTAAAGAGTATCTCTTAGACTCAACGCAGAGTTTTAAGCAAAGTTACAAAGCCCTAGATGCCCTCGCCTTAACTTCGTATTCTGTCTTTAAAGAGTTGCCCAATCTCAAACAACCCAAGCAACTACAAGATACCCTCAAGGGCATTGCAGACTTGGTTAAATTATACGCCACGCCACGCAGTCCGCTCTACAAAAATCCCCAACTTAAAGGCAACATTGTACAAGCTTTAAGGGTTTTTGCCCAATATTACTCCAAAGGCGGACTAGAAAGGGGGAATTGGTGGACTTGGGAAATAGGGATTCCTAAAATCCTCAATGAAATATTGATCATGGGGGCGGATTTTATCCCCATATCCTTACAATCTACTCTCTTGCAAGCCCAAACCTATTACCAGCCTGATCCTAAATATTCCGGCTTGAGCGAGAGCGCGCGCGCGAGCAGTAATCCTAAGCCTAGATTAAGTCAGGGGGCTAATCGGGTAGATACCGCCTTTATCATCTTAATTCGAGGCGCGATTGAACAGGACCAAACGCAAATCTTAGCTGCCCTTGATGCGCTCAAGAGCGTGTTTGAAATTGTAAGTTCTGGGGATGGCTTTTATGCTGATGGTTCGTTTATCCAACACCAACATGTCCCCTCCAATGGGTCTTATGGAATCGTGTTTTTAAGAGGTTTGGCGCAATTTATGCTAGTGTTGGATAACACACCTTTTGAAGAAAATTTAATCCCCCCTAGCTTGTATACCAGTGTGTTAAAATCCTACCCCTATTTTCTCATTCAAGGCGGATTAAACCCCTCTGTGTGTGGGCGTAGCATTAGCCGCGACCATGAGAGTGATTTTAGCCGTGCTAAAGCCCTCATTGAGGCTTTGGCTATTCTCTCCAAACATGCCCCCAACCTCTATAAAACCCCCCTGCAACGCCTCATTCAAGACGCTCTTAAGGCTAACCCTATTCAAGTTAACCACACCGCTACCAATAAAATCCTAGAGCAGATCGCCCATGCTAATTTGCCCCCCTTGCCCTTAGAGCCTGTGCGCGTTTTTGGGGCGATGGATCGGGTGGTGCAAAGAGGGGCGCATGGGGGTAGTATTGTGCTTGCCATGCACTCAAATCGCATTTTAAATTATGAAACTATGAATGGGGAAAATCTTAAGGGTTTTGATACTAGCGATGGGATGACCTACATTTATGGAGATTCCAAGGCATTTGTGGATTACTGGCCTCTTGTCAACCCTACTAAATTGCCCGGTACCACAGAGTTAGCCCATCAAGAGGAAATAATTCAAAGAAGGGGCAATTTGGGGCTACAAAGCTTTGCAGGGGGTGCGGCTAATGGGCACTATGGCTTTGTAGGGCTGGATTTACAAAAGGTGGGCTTTAGAGCGCAAAAATCCTATTTGTTCTTGGGCGATGAAATGATAGCACTAGGGAGCGTGCAAAGCTCCAACCCCACGATCACACCCCTAGATAATCGCAAAATCACCCCCACAGATGAGCCATCCATCAATAACCACCCATTTAACCAAAACTCTAGTTTGGCTAAAAAAGGGGATTTTGTTAACTTTACTAACCTCACAAAAGGGTTTAATATCGGCTATGTATTATTGCAAGATGCCCAAGTGTCTATAGAGAGCGTGCCTAAAAATGGAAGTTATTTGCAGATTGGGGGCAAGAGCGCGCGCAAACTAGAAGCCTCGTTTTTGGAGATGATTTTACACAACACGCCCAAACAAAACAAATACGCTTACTTGGTTCTGCCCAATTTTAGCCCTAAGGAAGTGCAAAATTACCCTATAGCAGATATTCAAATCATTGCCCAAACCCACAAACTCCACGCCTTGCGCGTTCGATCTAAACACCTGCTTGCCATCAATAAATGGGAGAACGGATGGAGTAAAATAGGGGATTTAAAGATCAAGGACCCTCTATCGATCTTAGAAATTACAGACAATACGCATTTACAACTTAGCATCGCCGACCCCATCCAACAACTCAAAGAACCCACAAAACTTATCTTAGAGGGGCGATACAACCTAGCCCAGCCCAACCCTGCTGTGCAACTCTCTTACAAGGGCAAACACACAGAATTAACTATGCAACTCCCACCTCTTGGGGCTTCGCTTGTGCTAGATTTGGCGCGCATAGAGTAG